From Pongo pygmaeus isolate AG05252 chromosome 1, NHGRI_mPonPyg2-v2.0_pri, whole genome shotgun sequence, one genomic window encodes:
- the GPR88 gene encoding G protein-coupled receptor 88: MTNSSSTSTSSTTGGSLLLLCEEEESWAGRRIPVSLLYSGLAIGGTLANGMVIYLVSSFRKLQTTSNAFIVNGCAADLSVCALWMPQEAVLGLLPTGSAEPPADWDGAGGSYRLLRGGLLGLGLTVSLLSHCLVALNRYLLITRAPATYQALYQRRHTAGMLALSWALALGLVLLLPPWAPRPGAAPPRVHYPALLAAAALLAQTALLLHCYLGIVRRVRVSVKRVSVLNFHLLHQLPGCAAAAAAFPGAQHAPGPGGAAHPAQAQPLPPALHPRRAQRRLSGLSVLLLCCVFLLATQPLVWVSLASGFSLPVPWGVQAASWLLCCALSALNPLLYTWRNEEFRRSVRSVLPGVGDAAAAAVAATAVPAVSQAQLGTRAAGQHW, encoded by the coding sequence ATGACCAACTCCTCCTCCAcatccacctcctccaccaccGGTGGCTCGCTGCTGCTGCTCTGCGAGGAAGAGGAGTCGTGGGCGGGCCGGCGCATCCCGGTGTCACTCCTGTATTCGGGCCTGGCCATCGGGGGCACGCTGGCCAACGGCATGGTCATCTATCTCGTGTCGTCCTTCCGAAAGCTGCAGACCACCAGCAACGCCTTCATCGTGAACGGCTGCGCCGCAGACCTCAGCGTCTGCGCCCTCTGGATGCCGCAGGAGGCGGTGCTCGGGCTCCTGCCCACCGGCTCTGCGGAGCCCCCTGCTGACTGGGACGGCGCTGGCGGCAGCTACCGCCTGCTACGGGGTGGGCTGCTGGGCCTCGGACTCACGGTGTCCCTCCTATCCCATTGCCTCGTGGCCCTGAACCGCTACCTGCTCATTACCCGGGCGCCCGCCACCTACCAGGCGCTGTACCAGAGGCGCCACACGGCGGGCATGCTGGCGCTGTCCTGGGCGCTCGCCCTGGGCCTCGTGCTGCTGCTGCCGCCCTGGGCACCGCGGCCCGGCGCCGCGCCACCGCGAGTCCACTACCCGGCGCTGCTGGCCGCCGCGGCGCTGCTGGCGCAGACGGCGCTGCTGCTGCACTGCTACCTGGGCATCGTGCGCCGCGTGCGTGTCAGCGTCAAGCGGGTCAGCGTGCTCAACTTCCACCTGCTGCACCAGTTGCCCGgctgcgccgccgccgccgccgccttccCGGGCGCCCAGCACGCGCCGGGCCCCGGTGGCGCCGCGCACCCGGcgcaggcccagcccctgccgCCCGCGCTGCACCCGCGGCGGGCACAGCGGCGTCTCAGCGGCCTGTCAGTGCTGCTGCTCTGCTGCGTCTTCCTGCTGGCCACGCAGCCACTGGTGTGGGTGAGCCTGGCCAGCGGTTTCTCGCTGCCGGTGCCCTGGGGAGTGCAGGCGGCCAGCTGGCTCCTGTGCTGCGCCCTGTCCGCGCTCAACCCGCTGCTCTACACGTGGAGGAACGAGGAGTTCCGCCGCTCCGTGCGCTCAGTCCTGCCGGGTGTCGGCGACGCGGCGGCCGCTGCCGTTGCCGCCACAGCCGTGCCCGCAGTGTCCCAGGCGCAACTGGGCACCCGCGCCGCGGGCCAGCACTGGTAA